A single genomic interval of Flavobacteriales bacterium harbors:
- a CDS encoding FAD-dependent oxidoreductase, which yields MSASFSHDLLIVGQGLAGSVLAETALRRGLRVRLFDEPREGRASWVAAGLVNPVALRRTLLSWRAPELLPIAGAFYREAGLHLGREFWHPLPLVKVFPSAKEAGEWRVRMNDPEVGHYLSIETCTDPGLQRVDQPYGHGQVKRAAWVDVAGLLTAWRALWREQGILEERGVGPEDVRSIAGGADLFGHTAPLLVWCAGPFAALKGLVPVRGERLTVRLPGLGLGVLVHRGGFILPLGGDDYRVGSTYDWDDVWSGPTPAGRADLLRRLHKLLLHTPLEPAGVEAFQVLDHWSGVRPTASDRRPLLGRVAAHQAAFNGLGSKGVLLAPWCAQHLLDHLLDGKPLDPEVDLARFA from the coding sequence TTGTCCGCCTCCTTCTCCCACGACCTGCTCATCGTCGGCCAGGGCCTGGCCGGATCGGTATTGGCCGAGACCGCGCTGCGCCGCGGCCTGCGCGTGCGCCTGTTCGATGAGCCCCGCGAGGGCCGCGCCTCGTGGGTGGCCGCCGGCCTGGTGAACCCCGTGGCCCTGCGCCGCACCCTGCTCAGCTGGCGCGCCCCGGAACTGCTGCCCATCGCCGGCGCCTTCTACCGCGAAGCGGGCCTGCACCTGGGACGGGAATTCTGGCACCCCCTGCCGCTGGTGAAGGTCTTCCCCAGCGCCAAGGAGGCCGGCGAGTGGCGCGTGCGCATGAACGATCCCGAGGTGGGCCACTACCTGAGCATCGAGACCTGCACGGACCCCGGCCTCCAGCGTGTGGACCAGCCCTACGGCCACGGCCAGGTGAAGCGCGCCGCCTGGGTGGACGTGGCCGGCCTGCTCACCGCCTGGCGTGCGCTCTGGCGCGAGCAGGGCATCCTGGAGGAACGTGGCGTGGGACCCGAGGATGTGCGCTCCATCGCGGGTGGGGCGGACCTCTTCGGGCATACCGCACCGCTCCTGGTGTGGTGCGCCGGGCCCTTCGCCGCGCTCAAGGGCCTGGTGCCCGTGCGCGGGGAACGCCTCACGGTGCGCCTGCCTGGACTGGGCCTCGGCGTGCTGGTGCACCGCGGGGGCTTCATCCTGCCCTTGGGCGGTGATGACTACCGCGTGGGCAGCACCTACGACTGGGACGATGTGTGGAGCGGGCCCACCCCCGCCGGACGGGCCGACCTGCTGCGCCGCCTGCACAAACTCCTGCTGCATACCCCCTTGGAACCTGCGGGGGTCGAGGCCTTCCAGGTGCTGGACCACTGGTCCGGTGTGCGGCCCACCGCCAGCGACCGCCGACCCCTGTTGGGCCGCGTCGCTGCGCACCAGGCCGCGTTCAACGGCCTCGGCTCCAAAGGCGTGCTGCTCGCCCCCTGGTGCGCGCAACACCTGCTGGACCACCTGCTCGACGGCAAGCCGCTGGATCCCGAGGTGGACCTTGCGCGGTTCGCGTGA
- the mce gene encoding methylmalonyl-CoA epimerase has translation MIRIEHLGIAVKDLTTAEAVYTRLLGVTPYKREEVEREGVLTSFFQVGPNKIELLESTRPDGPIAKAIEKRGEGIHHVAFEVDDIRAEMARLKAEGFTLLSDEPKPGADNKLVCFVHPRDANGVLVELCQEQR, from the coding sequence ATGATCCGCATCGAGCACCTCGGCATCGCCGTGAAGGACCTGACCACCGCCGAGGCCGTCTACACCCGGCTGCTGGGCGTGACCCCGTACAAGCGCGAGGAAGTGGAGCGCGAGGGCGTGCTCACGAGCTTCTTCCAGGTGGGGCCCAACAAGATCGAGCTGCTGGAGAGCACGCGTCCGGATGGCCCCATTGCCAAAGCCATCGAGAAGCGCGGTGAGGGCATCCACCATGTCGCCTTCGAAGTGGATGATATCCGTGCGGAGATGGCGCGGCTGAAAGCGGAGGGCTTCACCCTGCTGAGCGATGAGCCCAAGCCCGGCGCGGACAACAAGCTGGTCTGCTTCGTGCACCCCAGGGACGCGAACGGCGTGCTCGTGGAGCTGTGCCAGGAGCAGCGCTGA
- a CDS encoding HAD-IA family hydrolase — MSRSIETVLLDLGGVLIDVDYHRTATAFNALGFDGFEALYSKAQQDHLFDGFEVGALSPDGFRSRIQALHGKGITAEQVDACWNAMLGRIPQERIDLLRRLRERHRLLLLSNTNAIHVPAFERIISTHNGIADFRALFDGAYYSCEIGLRKPDAAAFHHVLERHGADPARTLFIDDSIQHVIGARAAGLHAEHLDLGREDVLAMVERLGLLA; from the coding sequence ATGAGCCGCTCGATCGAGACCGTTCTGCTGGACCTGGGCGGTGTGCTCATCGATGTGGACTACCACCGCACGGCCACCGCGTTCAATGCGCTGGGGTTCGACGGCTTCGAGGCCCTGTACAGCAAGGCGCAACAGGACCACCTGTTCGACGGGTTCGAGGTGGGGGCCCTGTCTCCCGATGGATTCCGGTCGCGCATTCAGGCCCTGCACGGGAAGGGCATCACGGCCGAGCAGGTGGATGCCTGCTGGAACGCCATGCTGGGCCGCATCCCGCAGGAGCGGATCGACCTGCTCCGCCGGTTGCGCGAACGCCACCGCCTGCTGCTGCTCAGCAACACGAACGCCATCCATGTGCCGGCCTTCGAGCGCATCATCTCCACGCACAACGGCATCGCGGACTTCCGAGCGCTCTTCGACGGGGCCTACTACAGCTGCGAGATCGGCCTGCGCAAGCCGGATGCGGCCGCCTTCCACCACGTGCTGGAGCGGCACGGCGCCGATCCGGCGCGCACCCTCTTCATCGACGACAGCATCCAGCACGTGATCGGGGCACGGGCCGCAGGGCTGCACGCGGAGCACCTCGACCTGGGGCGGGAGGACGTGCTCGCGATGGTGGAGCGGTTGGGACTGCTGGCCTAG
- a CDS encoding Txe/YoeB family addiction module toxin: MRLEFTAHGWEDFCYWLDADVEQAERIRALIADIRRDPFKGLGKPEPLRHQLAGTWSRRIDGEHRLVYAVSGGRADRKVVILSCRYHYE, translated from the coding sequence ATGCGCCTGGAGTTCACGGCGCACGGCTGGGAGGACTTCTGCTATTGGCTCGATGCCGATGTGGAACAGGCGGAGCGCATTCGCGCATTGATCGCGGACATACGCCGTGACCCCTTCAAAGGCCTGGGCAAACCGGAGCCGCTGCGCCATCAACTCGCGGGCACCTGGTCGCGGCGGATCGATGGCGAGCATAGGCTGGTGTACGCGGTGAGCGGCGGCCGAGCGGACAGGAAGGTGGTCATCTTATCCTGTCGCTACCATTACGAATGA
- the rseP gene encoding RIP metalloprotease RseP, translating into MEFLIKAGQLILSLSILVTLHELGHFVPARLFGTRVEKFFLFFDWKFALWKRKIGDTVFGIGWIPLGGYVKISGMIDESMDREQMAQAPQPWEFRAKPAWQRLIIMVGGVTVNLLLGMLIYIAVLFTWGRDYLPLENVTYGLHPSSVMKEQGVADGDRILAVEGHTVRSIEELGRAILIDEARTLTIDRQGRTMDITLSTDVADRILDRNEKTLFTPCVPFFVDTILPDGTAKDSELRKGDRLIAVNGTPTPWFAQFREAVGELKGQQATLGVLRGSDTLQLPVQVSDQGLIGVGNRPPEAYFTFAKERYSLLESIPAGIAYGWNTLGGYVSSLKLLFSASGVKQMGGFGSIGGLFSPTWDWQVFWNMTAFLSIILAFMNILPIPALDGGHVVFLLYEMVFRRTPNQKVLEVAQMVGMVLLLGLILFANGNDVVKWLTGRL; encoded by the coding sequence ATGGAATTCCTGATCAAGGCCGGCCAGCTCATCCTGAGCCTCAGCATCCTGGTGACGCTCCACGAGCTGGGTCACTTCGTGCCCGCGCGCCTCTTCGGCACCCGCGTGGAGAAGTTCTTCCTCTTCTTCGATTGGAAGTTCGCCTTGTGGAAGCGCAAGATCGGCGACACCGTCTTCGGCATCGGCTGGATCCCCCTGGGCGGCTACGTGAAGATCAGCGGCATGATCGATGAGAGCATGGACCGCGAGCAGATGGCGCAGGCCCCCCAGCCGTGGGAGTTCCGCGCCAAACCCGCCTGGCAGCGCCTCATCATCATGGTGGGCGGCGTCACCGTGAACCTGCTGCTCGGCATGCTCATCTACATCGCCGTGCTCTTCACCTGGGGCCGTGACTACCTGCCGCTGGAGAACGTCACGTACGGGCTCCATCCCAGCAGCGTGATGAAGGAGCAGGGCGTGGCCGATGGCGACCGCATCCTCGCCGTGGAAGGGCACACCGTGCGTTCCATCGAGGAGCTCGGCCGGGCCATCCTGATCGACGAGGCGCGCACGCTCACCATCGACCGGCAGGGCCGGACCATGGACATCACCCTCAGCACCGATGTGGCCGACCGCATCCTGGACCGCAACGAGAAGACGCTCTTCACCCCCTGCGTGCCCTTCTTCGTGGACACCATCCTCCCGGACGGCACGGCGAAGGACAGCGAGCTGCGCAAGGGCGACCGCCTGATCGCCGTGAACGGCACGCCCACCCCGTGGTTCGCCCAGTTCCGCGAGGCCGTCGGCGAACTGAAGGGGCAGCAGGCCACCCTGGGGGTGCTGCGCGGCAGCGACACCCTGCAGCTGCCGGTGCAGGTGAGCGACCAGGGCCTGATCGGCGTGGGCAACCGTCCGCCGGAGGCCTACTTCACCTTCGCCAAGGAGCGCTACAGCCTGCTGGAGTCCATCCCGGCCGGCATCGCCTACGGCTGGAACACCCTGGGCGGCTATGTGAGCTCCCTGAAGCTGCTCTTCAGCGCCAGCGGGGTGAAGCAGATGGGCGGCTTCGGCTCCATCGGCGGCCTCTTCAGCCCCACCTGGGACTGGCAGGTGTTCTGGAACATGACCGCTTTCCTGAGCATCATCCTCGCCTTCATGAACATCCTGCCCATCCCCGCGCTCGACGGCGGCCACGTGGTGTTCCTGCTCTACGAGATGGTCTTCCGCCGCACGCCCAACCAGAAGGTGCTGGAGGTGGCCCAGATGGTGGGCATGGTGCTGCTGCTCGGCCTCATCCTCTTCGCCAACGGCAACGATGTGGTGAAGTGGCTCACCGGCCGCCTGTAA
- a CDS encoding type II toxin-antitoxin system Phd/YefM family antitoxin has product MIAIPVTTLRDKMKTYLDRVTKSFEVIVVSRSADENDSVVILPLKEYNALVETNYLLSSKKNRERLEESLAQLKRGEVVAPKEFNKRS; this is encoded by the coding sequence ATGATCGCCATTCCGGTCACCACCCTTCGCGACAAGATGAAGACCTACCTCGACCGTGTGACCAAGTCATTCGAGGTGATCGTGGTCTCACGCAGCGCTGATGAGAACGACTCTGTGGTGATCCTTCCGTTGAAGGAGTACAACGCGCTGGTGGAGACCAATTACCTGCTATCATCCAAGAAGAACCGCGAGCGGCTCGAGGAGTCCCTGGCCCAGTTGAAGCGAGGCGAGGTGGTGGCGCCCAAGGAATTCAACAAGCGCTCTTGA
- a CDS encoding TfoX/Sxy family protein: MATRKDTAAFVLEHLGHPERFTVRPMFGEFALYADGKPVAFICDDQLFVKIMPESAALEGRCERAPAYPGSKPYYLVPEEFITGDRSLPGLLLRIGDALPLPKAKRKAARR; this comes from the coding sequence ATGGCCACGCGCAAGGACACCGCGGCGTTCGTTCTGGAGCATCTGGGTCACCCCGAGCGGTTCACGGTGCGGCCGATGTTCGGTGAGTTCGCGCTCTACGCCGACGGCAAGCCGGTGGCTTTCATCTGCGACGATCAGCTCTTCGTGAAGATCATGCCGGAGAGCGCTGCGCTGGAGGGACGGTGCGAACGGGCGCCGGCCTACCCGGGCTCCAAGCCCTACTACCTTGTACCGGAGGAGTTCATCACCGGGGACCGCAGCCTGCCGGGGCTGCTGTTACGTATCGGCGACGCGCTGCCGCTGCCGAAGGCGAAGCGCAAAGCAGCCAGGAGGTGA
- a CDS encoding 1-deoxy-D-xylulose-5-phosphate reductoisomerase — protein MRACAQTSVETRTMKKRIAILGSTGSIGTQALEVVREQPDRFGVELLTAGRNADLLIAQALAFRPNAVVIGDTAQLGRVKDALFPQGIKVYGGEEAIAQAVAMADIDMVLTAMVGYAGLKPTLAAIEAGKPIALANKETLVVAGELVTTAARAKGVNILPVDSEHSAIFQCLVGEWHNPIEKVVLTASGGPFRGRTREQLATVTKAQALKHPNWDMGAKITIDSASLMNKGLEAIEAKWLFNLRPEQVEIVVHPQSIVHSLVQFHDGSMKAQLGLPDMKLPIQYALAHPDRLGTTWPRFDFAKYPALTFEPPDLGTFRNLALALDALARGGNAPCVLNAANEVAVELFLQDRIGFLEMSDLIEERLVKATFVPRPTLEDLVASDDETRRSARTWASPAWNS, from the coding sequence ATGCGCGCATGTGCGCAGACATCGGTGGAGACCAGAACGATGAAGAAACGGATCGCCATTCTGGGCAGCACGGGCAGCATCGGCACCCAGGCGTTGGAGGTGGTGCGCGAGCAGCCCGACCGCTTCGGCGTGGAGTTGCTCACCGCCGGCCGCAACGCCGACCTGCTCATCGCGCAGGCCCTGGCCTTCCGCCCCAACGCCGTGGTGATCGGCGACACCGCGCAGCTCGGCCGGGTGAAGGATGCCCTCTTCCCGCAGGGCATCAAGGTCTACGGCGGCGAGGAGGCCATCGCTCAGGCCGTGGCCATGGCCGACATCGACATGGTGCTCACCGCCATGGTGGGCTATGCCGGGCTGAAGCCCACACTGGCCGCCATCGAGGCCGGCAAGCCCATCGCCCTGGCCAACAAGGAGACCCTGGTGGTGGCCGGCGAGCTCGTCACCACCGCGGCCCGCGCCAAGGGGGTCAACATCCTGCCGGTGGACAGCGAGCACAGCGCCATCTTCCAGTGCCTGGTGGGCGAGTGGCACAACCCGATCGAGAAGGTCGTGCTCACCGCCAGCGGCGGGCCCTTCCGCGGCCGCACGCGCGAACAGCTCGCCACCGTCACCAAGGCGCAGGCGCTAAAGCACCCCAATTGGGACATGGGGGCCAAGATCACCATCGACAGCGCCAGCCTGATGAACAAGGGCCTGGAGGCCATCGAGGCCAAGTGGTTGTTCAACCTGCGGCCCGAGCAGGTGGAGATCGTGGTGCACCCGCAGAGCATCGTCCACAGCTTGGTGCAGTTCCACGATGGCAGCATGAAGGCGCAACTGGGCCTGCCGGACATGAAGCTGCCCATCCAGTACGCGCTGGCCCACCCGGACCGTTTGGGCACCACCTGGCCGCGCTTCGACTTCGCGAAGTATCCCGCGCTCACCTTCGAGCCGCCCGATCTGGGCACCTTCCGCAACCTGGCGCTCGCGCTGGACGCCCTCGCGCGGGGTGGCAACGCGCCCTGCGTGCTCAACGCCGCCAACGAGGTGGCCGTGGAGCTCTTCCTGCAGGACCGCATCGGCTTCCTGGAGATGAGCGACCTGATCGAGGAACGGCTCGTAAAGGCGACCTTTGTACCGCGGCCCACGCTGGAGGACCTGGTGGCCTCCGATGACGAGACCCGCCGCAGCGCCCGCACCTGGGCAAGCCCCGCATGGAATTCCTGA
- a CDS encoding response regulator: MPHVVLLEDDPLVRTLLTHRMLRNGWRVSALADARGLHALLESGLPDLIVVDIGLPHLDGLAVVEDLRARGLTVPVLVLTAYEQPHLIAAVRSAGADDLVQKPCDNELLLERMQRLMAA; encoded by the coding sequence ATGCCCCATGTCGTGCTGCTCGAGGATGATCCGCTGGTGCGCACGCTGCTCACCCACCGGATGCTGCGCAACGGCTGGCGCGTGAGCGCCCTGGCCGATGCCCGTGGGTTGCACGCGCTGCTCGAAAGCGGCCTTCCCGACCTGATCGTGGTGGACATCGGCCTCCCGCACCTCGACGGTCTTGCGGTGGTGGAGGACCTGCGCGCCCGGGGCCTCACCGTGCCGGTGCTGGTGCTCACCGCCTACGAGCAGCCGCACCTGATCGCCGCCGTGCGGAGCGCCGGCGCCGATGACCTGGTGCAGAAGCCCTGCGACAACGAGCTCCTGCTCGAACGCATGCAGCGGCTGATGGCGGCGTGA
- a CDS encoding proprotein convertase P-domain-containing protein, which yields MRMKLRSVLFLSFLLPGVLVPAQEFVELHNAEVLPLEFLGETMAYRDWDSTRVFPDEPVRDANGWLIRPEPKGTKEARMHQRLNPKALPLGEDPAWQRADGSRTSGRALDLTINGIGNTGVNPSDPCLEVGPNHVIQMINGGSGAYFRIYDKSGNPLGPQTYLDNFINAIGGITTYGGAGDPIVLYDALADRWLMSEFSSSGNRLVMCVSTTADPLGTWYAYSFTAPSFPDYPKYGVWPTAYIITSNEGTGCPIYALDRTRMLAGLSATSQRFTTPDYPTIGFQATTPISFEGGAAPPANAPAMVMRMADDAWSASVPADRLELWTLTLDFTTPANSVLAGPQLMLTDPFDTELCGYTSFSCIDQPSSNTNLDPLREVIMNRAQYRNFGTHETIVCNHVTDVTGTDRAGVRWYELRRTGAIANPWAIHQQGTYSPDATSRWMGCISINAAGDIGLAYNVSSGSVFPGIRYTGRSASDPLGQMTFAETTIVAGAAANSSNRYGDYNSLDVDPVTGGFWGTAQYNAASAWTTRIFNFSFTPPLCTPPAATLSTTCQGSTQYTVSINLGSLGSASSVTLQIDPDGGGPNPPATVGNATTTGVYGPYGPYASGNAVSVVLVHDQFSQCNVTYTGVVANCNVPGAACTTFNSTSTSAITDNATVSNTITVPSQGGATLSDLNVFVNITHTYSSDLRLSLESPAGTLVNLINSGLCTNSDNIVVEFDQTGVNGNVGTTCPMNNLFVVPAQSLAAFDGEVFEGDWILRVQDVATQDVGTLNGWCLIPTLVQADVKVAARVFLEGAYNTGTGLMNDDLRAAGLLPLNEPYTALGYPFVGTPSGATTAPVLAVTDANAIVDWVVVELRNSLNSATVVASKAALVQRDGDVVAIDGTSPVSFTLSAGDYFVAVRHRNHLGAMATPALALSGTATTVDLTAPATGTFGTNARKTVGSIRALWAGDVTFNRQIKYAGGSNDRDPILVRIGGTVPTAVANGYHPEDVNLNGQVKYAGSANDRDPILVNIGGTVPTATRSEQIP from the coding sequence ATGCGCATGAAGCTTCGTTCCGTTCTCTTCCTCTCCTTCCTCCTTCCTGGCGTGCTGGTGCCGGCTCAGGAGTTCGTTGAACTGCACAATGCCGAGGTGCTCCCGCTGGAGTTCCTGGGCGAGACGATGGCCTACCGCGATTGGGACAGCACGCGCGTGTTCCCGGACGAACCGGTGCGCGATGCCAACGGCTGGCTGATCCGGCCCGAGCCGAAGGGCACCAAGGAGGCCCGGATGCACCAACGCCTGAACCCCAAGGCCCTGCCGCTCGGCGAGGACCCCGCGTGGCAGCGCGCGGACGGCTCGCGCACCAGCGGTCGCGCGCTCGACCTCACCATCAATGGCATCGGCAATACGGGCGTGAACCCCAGCGATCCCTGCCTGGAGGTGGGTCCCAACCACGTGATCCAGATGATCAACGGCGGTTCGGGCGCCTATTTCCGCATCTACGACAAGAGCGGCAACCCCCTGGGGCCGCAGACCTACCTGGACAACTTCATCAACGCCATCGGAGGCATCACCACATACGGCGGTGCGGGCGATCCGATCGTGCTGTACGATGCGCTGGCCGATCGCTGGCTCATGAGCGAGTTCTCCTCCAGCGGCAACCGGTTGGTGATGTGCGTGTCCACCACGGCCGACCCGCTGGGCACCTGGTACGCTTACAGCTTCACGGCACCGAGCTTCCCGGACTACCCGAAGTACGGCGTATGGCCCACGGCCTACATCATCACCAGCAACGAGGGCACGGGCTGCCCGATCTACGCGCTGGACCGCACGCGGATGCTCGCCGGCCTGTCCGCCACCTCGCAGCGCTTCACCACACCGGACTATCCGACCATCGGCTTCCAGGCCACCACGCCCATCAGCTTTGAGGGCGGGGCCGCACCCCCGGCGAACGCCCCGGCGATGGTGATGCGCATGGCCGATGATGCCTGGAGCGCCAGCGTACCGGCCGACCGGCTGGAGCTATGGACCCTGACGCTCGACTTCACGACCCCGGCGAACAGCGTGCTGGCCGGGCCGCAGTTGATGCTCACGGACCCCTTCGACACCGAGCTGTGCGGCTACACCTCCTTCTCCTGCATCGATCAACCCAGCTCGAACACCAACCTGGACCCGCTGCGCGAGGTGATCATGAACCGGGCCCAGTACCGCAACTTCGGCACGCACGAGACCATCGTGTGCAACCACGTCACCGACGTCACCGGCACCGACCGGGCCGGCGTGCGCTGGTATGAGCTGCGTCGCACGGGCGCCATCGCCAACCCCTGGGCCATCCACCAGCAGGGCACGTATTCCCCGGACGCCACCAGCCGCTGGATGGGCTGCATCTCCATCAATGCCGCGGGCGACATCGGTCTGGCCTACAACGTGAGCAGCGGCTCGGTGTTCCCGGGCATCCGGTACACGGGGCGCAGCGCCAGCGATCCGCTGGGCCAGATGACCTTCGCGGAGACCACCATCGTGGCCGGCGCCGCCGCCAACAGCAGCAACCGCTACGGGGATTACAACTCCCTGGACGTGGACCCGGTCACGGGCGGCTTCTGGGGAACGGCGCAATACAACGCCGCCTCGGCCTGGACCACCCGCATCTTCAACTTCTCGTTCACCCCGCCCTTGTGCACTCCTCCTGCGGCGACCCTGAGCACGACCTGCCAGGGCAGCACCCAGTACACCGTCAGCATCAACCTCGGCTCCCTGGGCAGCGCCTCCAGCGTCACCCTGCAGATCGATCCGGATGGCGGCGGTCCAAACCCGCCCGCCACCGTGGGCAACGCCACCACCACCGGCGTCTACGGGCCCTACGGTCCGTATGCCAGCGGCAACGCCGTGTCCGTGGTGCTGGTGCACGACCAGTTCAGCCAGTGCAATGTGACCTACACCGGTGTGGTGGCCAACTGCAACGTGCCGGGTGCGGCGTGCACCACCTTCAACAGCACGAGCACCTCGGCCATCACGGACAACGCGACGGTGAGCAATACGATCACCGTGCCTTCGCAGGGCGGTGCCACGCTGAGCGACCTCAACGTGTTCGTGAACATCACGCACACCTACTCGTCGGACCTGCGGTTGTCGCTCGAGAGCCCGGCGGGCACCTTGGTGAACCTGATCAACAGCGGCCTCTGCACCAACAGCGACAACATCGTGGTGGAGTTCGATCAGACGGGCGTGAACGGCAACGTGGGCACCACCTGCCCGATGAACAACCTGTTCGTGGTGCCGGCGCAATCGCTGGCGGCCTTTGATGGCGAAGTGTTCGAGGGCGATTGGATCCTGCGTGTGCAGGACGTGGCCACGCAGGATGTCGGCACGTTGAACGGTTGGTGCCTGATCCCCACGCTGGTGCAGGCTGACGTGAAGGTGGCGGCCAGGGTCTTCCTGGAGGGCGCCTACAACACCGGCACGGGCCTGATGAACGATGACCTGCGGGCGGCGGGCTTGCTTCCGCTGAACGAGCCGTACACGGCCCTGGGCTATCCGTTCGTGGGCACCCCGAGCGGCGCCACCACGGCGCCGGTGCTCGCCGTCACAGACGCGAACGCGATCGTGGACTGGGTGGTGGTGGAGCTGCGCAACAGCCTGAACAGCGCCACCGTGGTGGCCAGCAAGGCGGCCCTGGTGCAGCGCGATGGGGATGTGGTGGCCATCGACGGCACGTCGCCGGTGAGCTTCACCCTGTCGGCGGGCGACTACTTCGTGGCCGTAAGGCACCGGAACCACTTGGGCGCGATGGCCACGCCTGCGCTCGCCCTGAGCGGTACGGCCACCACCGTGGACCTGACGGCCCCGGCGACGGGCACCTTCGGGACCAATGCGCGCAAGACCGTGGGTTCCATCCGTGCACTTTGGGCGGGTGATGTCACCTTCAACCGGCAGATCAAGTACGCCGGTGGGTCGAACGACCGCGACCCCATCCTGGTCCGCATCGGAGGCACGGTGCCCACGGCCGTGGCCAATGGCTACCACCCGGAGGACGTGAACCTGAACGGCCAGGTGAAGTACGCCGGCAGCGCCAACGACCGGGATCCCATCCTGGTGAACATCGGGGGCACGGTGCCGACGGCCACGCGGAGCGAGCAGATCCCGTAG